The Alligator mississippiensis isolate rAllMis1 chromosome 3, rAllMis1, whole genome shotgun sequence DNA window TAGGATCATCTCAATCCCAGTCTCTTATCAGAGTTCTCTCCCTTGCAGGCCCCTCATCAGatctgcccctctgctgtgggGCCCCTATGATTCCTTATGAGAGCTATCACCCTTCCCTCCCTTAGTTCGATACCCTCCCTTTTCACTGGTTCTCAGTCCCACTACCCTTGACCCACTGTACTTCAACAGTAGGAAGGGAAATTTGTCCTGGAATGTTATTTATTTGAGGGTATGCCTTTTATTATAAAAATCTGCCAAAATTTGGGCCAATTATAAGCCTCTGAAACACTGCAAGTCACGTGTGCTATGTAAATGCTCTAAAATTCTCTAGATTCCCCCAAAAGTGTGGGATCGGGAAGAAATCTCCTTTTAATTGCAGTTGTGTTGCTGTGGGTTATGCCATGTCTCTATACCAGGAAGAAGAGTCAGAAGTATATCTTTCCTGTTCTGGCACTTAACCCCTTGATTGCCTGCCACTGGTCTAGTTCTTTTCAAACAAAAGGTCACCTCATTTTAATAGGGTAAATATATGTTTTCCTAGCTTTGTTCTGAATAATTTTGGTTGCAAATTCCaccctcccagaaaaaaaaaaaaaaggctgatgcTCAGACTGGAAATTTTCCTAAATGGAGAAGTTGAGCAGTTATAAGTAAATGAAAAAAGCCCAGGAAGTGACACATCCTCAGAATGCAGAGCTACAATCCCCACTGTAAGGATGCTACATTTGCCTCAAGATCCTGGGTACATGTATAACTCGAGATTTGCTCCTATTATTTAACATGGCCACCTAAAACATTTTACACAAATGCAGCCTTATTATTTACTTCACTAGCTTACATATAAATAAAGGATTGAGGAAATAccattaaaaagaacaaaacacaaaAGTCTCACCGATAAGCAATTTCATCTGCCACTTTTTCCTCAGAATCGTCTTCAGTAATCTCATACCTCCCTTTATAATTCATCTCTTGTCTTTCACCCACTCTCTCCTTCACAGGCCGTTTCCGTTTGAGATGACcttttccattttcttcctcctttgccACCGATTTTTTGTCATCCTGCATGTATTCCTCCAACTCTTTGTCTAAAGATTCCACCTCTTCCTGAGCTTGCTTCATAAGCTTTTTTGCCAACAAGTAATTATAAGTCTCGGACTGCCTGCTCTTGTCAATACTACCTTCCATTCCTAAAATCCCAAGTTCAGTGGCTACTGCATCCTGACTTTGTTCCTGAAGCACTGAGCCCCAAATGTTGTTGATCTTTCTACCTCCTACAGCAGTTGTTTGCTTTTGCTGGCTCTGATTAAACTGAAAAGGCTCTTGTTTCACAGGAGGAAGGTTAAAACATTTCTGTCGTTTCCGTTTCCAGAAACTATCATCATCTGAATCTGAAAAACTGTCCTCACTGGAGTCCACACTTTTGATTGTCCGGTAAGGAATAGTTGGTGCACATCCTGAAATGTTGCTCTGGAAAGGTCTAGCTGCATTGTTATCATTCTGTGGCT harbors:
- the PHAX gene encoding phosphorylated adapter RNA export protein isoform X2; amino-acid sequence: MALEARGMEQDVEDGEISDSDSDMPVAAAPPPVPLPPKPQNDNNAARPFQSNISGCAPTIPYRTIKSVDSSEDSFSDSDDDSFWKRKRQKCFNLPPVKQEPFQFNQSQQKQTTAVGGRKINNIWGSVLQEQSQDAVATELGILGMEGSIDKSRQSETYNYLLAKKLMKQAQEEVESLDKELEEYMQDDKKSVAKEEENGKGHLKRKRPVKERVGERQEMNYKGRYEITEDDSEEKVADEIAYRLREPKKDLIVRVVKIIGTRKAIELLMETAEVEQNGGLFVVNGSRRRTPGGVYLNLLKNTPSIKEEQIKEIFYVENQKEYENKKAAKKRRVQVLGKKMKQAIKGLNLQEYDDASRETFASDTNEALASLDDLQEGHSEIKMEGHSEIKMDPEDTIEMDNAHDLEIF
- the PHAX gene encoding phosphorylated adapter RNA export protein isoform X3; translated protein: MALEARGMEQDVEDGEISDSDSDMPKPQNDNNAARPFQSNISGCAPTIPYRTIKSVDSSEDSFSDSDDDSFWKRKRQKCFNLPPVKQEPFQFNQSQQKQTTAVGGRKINNIWGSVLQEQSQDAVATELGILGMEGSIDKSRQSETYNYLLAKKLMKQAQEEVESLDKELEEYMQDDKKSVAKEEENGKGHLKRKRPVKERVGERQEMNYKGRYEITEDDSEEKVADEIAYRLREPKKDLIVRVVKIIGTRKAIELLMETAEVEQNGGLFVVNGSRRRTPGGVYLNLLKNTPSIKEEQIKEIFYVENQKEYENKKAAKKRRVQVLGKKMKQAIKGLNLQEYDDASRETFASDTNEALASLDDLQEGHSEIKMEGHSEIKMDPEDTIEMDNAHDLEIF